The Theileria annulata chromosome 2, complete sequence, *** SEQUENCING IN PROGRESS *** genomic sequence attaatgatgattaaaaattaaaaattaaaaattattactCCTTGATATCGTTATATAGTGTCTTTTTTATGTCATCGCTCCACatatcaatttttttacaTAATTCCATGGAAGAAATGAGGAAGTCCAATTGATTGAAGTCAGTTTCAAATTCTCTTTCTGATATTACATTTGACGAATTGGGGGCCATGTGTGAGATTCttgtatatttttcaaactCGTATCCTTCTgaaatttcattttctatTGACGGAATCGTCAcgaatttattttcattgtCGTCGTATGTGGACTCTGTTTCCAATTGGGAAAGTCTATTTTCAGGCTTCCCTTTATATTGAACATTAGGTACTACGTCTCCAGTATCTAGGTACCTAGGTGTCATAAGTTCTGAGGGGTATGAATCTCCTTCGTACATGAAATCTGCGTATTCTCCATCTGTGCTAACGAACTTTTTATTCCTTACATTGTCCAAGTGTAACCTGTATGGGCTTACCAGTCTTTCGTGTTGGACTACTTCTGTTTCATGGTGAACGAGGATATTTTCATATCTGTCAAGTATCCCTGGCAACAGGTGCTCATTCTTTAAACGAGTATATTGCAAGTATACTTTACATTCATCTGACAAGGTACTTTTGTTTAAATGTTTCAAATCTAGGTGCTGGTTAAATGAGAGGTCCAAGGTCTTATAGCATTTTACATACTCCAGGGCATTGAAATTTGAAATGTTGTTATTGGATAAGTTAAGAACTTCAAAACTTAGCTTCCCTCCTGGTGttaaatgtttaaataatttgatcTCATTTGAGCTCAAATCGACGTATTCTAGAGGTCGGGTTTGTTTATGGGATTTACCAGGTTTTTTGTTTTCAGAGTCGAACTTCGTAAATGAATCCCTATGCTTGGCATCCCTATATGATGACAAAACTACCGTTCCGTTATCAAGTTCCTTTATATACAGGTACTCAACGTTATTGTTGTTCAGTCTTAGGCTAACTAGGTTCAATGATACCAATGGGTCTAGCAGTGAGATATTATTGTTCGACGCATCCAGCCTTTCTAAATTCTTGAAGACTTCTATACCATATAAATCATCCAGATGGCATCCTGAGACGTTTAGCTCCGTGATATCATCAAAGCTCAGGTTGAGTTTAGACAGTTCTTGGTTAACCAGGCGGTTATCGTGTAATGTGAAGAGTTTTCTGAACCTTAAATCTAACAACATCGGCCTTTTATAATTGAATCAAAAAGACAACGATTTAACAAAAAACAAGACTGGTTAAGACCTAAATGAActgaaaaataaatgatcAATTTTTGAATATTGTATGGGAGGGGCTTGTCCACTCATTGGTGTGAATAACTCCCTAATTTAGAGGAaaataatactataattTACAGTGAATCAGctacaaatattaattagtaGCTGTTAAACTAATGTACATATtttgtagaattagctTAATCAGAAACGTAGTGATACTAAAATAATACTCATTATGTAGAcgaatatttaataaagttaattataatataccTGAGAGTTAACTAGgtatattaaaaacaactttattaaattcttaTCTATGCATTTTGTTCCCCCACCCCTGATTCGGCATCTACTTACGTTGAGAGTccatataatattatattttacaaaatgGCGACCAAATCACAAACTTATAATTTTAAGGTATGGATTTTACACCAAATACGTAAATCtaatcattaaatttaggGTATCACCTCAATTCCTACAGCCAGTAAGCTGATAGACATAGTTTTATCGCAAACTCAACGCAAAACACCAACTGAAGTTCATAAACAGTTTAAAATCTCGAGAATTAGAAAGTTTTATATGAGGAAGGTTAAATTTTGCCAACAGACTATACACGACCGTTTGCAGCGTATTTTATCACAGCTCCCTCAACtaaatgtattttttacttatatttaaatatacaatttagttatatattatttctaatttagatttatgtaatttatttattaaaattatcctAATATATACACAGGACATTCACCCATTTTATTCTGATTTGTGCAATGTTTTGTACGATAGAGATCACTACAAATTAGCACTTGGACAATGTAACTCGATAATGAGAGTAGTTGATAGACTGGCGAAGGAATACGTGAGACAGATGAAATATGGATCGTCCCTATATAGATGTAAAATGCTCAAGAGAGCTGCCTTGGGCCATATGTGCACAGCTCTTAAGAGACTGCAAGGTAGCTTAAAGTATCTTGAAGATGTAAGGCAACATATGTCAAGACTGCCGTCAATTAATCCGtatgttttttatttaaaaagtaatttttagataTACTCGAACACTCATTTTAACTGGGTACCCAAACGTTGGAAAGTCGTCATTTATGAATTTGGTTAGTAGAGCAAATGTCGACGTTCAACCTTACGCCTTTACAACAAGGTCGCTATACGTTGGACATTTCGACTACAACTATCTCAGATGGCAAGTGATTGATACGCCAGGATTACTCGACCATCCGTTGGACCAGAGAAATACCATTGAAATGACAGCCATAACTGCACTGGCGCACATCTACTGCACAGctttatttttcattgaTGTGTCCGAGAGTTGTGGTTACTCAATAGCTGACCAGATTTCACTTTTCAAATCAATAAAGCCACTATTTCAAGACCGACCTATTCTAATAGTGGTTAATAAAATCGACCTTGTTCAATTCAACAAGGAAACATTGTCTGAATTGTCTGATTATAAATGGGTTTGCACATCTGCTTTAACAGGTGAGGGAGTTGAGGAGGCTAAAATTGAGGCTTGTAAAATGCTTCTTCAATCCCGCTTAAACACCAAGATCCAAAACGCCAGCGTTGAAAAGCTCGAGAAAATAAACTATGTCACAAACGTTGAACCGAGCAAGGATAGACCACCTGTGGAACCCGTGCTCAACAACTCTGATGTCAAGGTGGTAACAGAGAAGGATTTGGAAGAGAAGTTTGGAGGCGCAGGTGTTTACTCAGTAGATCTCAGAAGTAAGTTTCTTGGTTTAAAATATCTTTAGAAAACCACATATTGGCGAACGAGGAGTGGAAGTACGATGAAGTTCCTGAAATTTATAATGGTAGGAACGTTGTGGACTTCGCATTTCCAGGAATTGAGGAGAAGATAAAGATGCTTGAACGTGAGGAGCAGCTCCTCCTTCAGCAACTTCAAACCACTGAGCAAGATGTAAGTTCTTtctctaataatttttccaGATCCAGTGGGATATTCTGGTTGAGAAGGAGAAGTTCCTCAACTCGGCAATTAGGAAGAAGAAGTACGAAAATAGCCTGAAGAAGAAGCACAGGGCTCCTGTTCTCAACGAGACCATTAAGCTCAAAAAAGTAAGGAAGGAGGCCAAGGAAAGGCGGCTTAAGAAGCTTCATGACATGCCAATTGATTCCATTAGGAGAAACAAGATTAAAACTGACCGGGATGAGATGGTTGAGAAACTCCAGTTGGCTAAACTGAAGCAACGTGAGAAACCTGAGAGGCCTGAGAAGTTTGAGAAGCCAAAGAAGAGAGTTAAGCTTCCAAAGGGCACTTATAGGCTAAATGATAGGTCGATAATATCCAAGAAACCTAAACACATGTTCTCTGGCAAGCGCACATTGGGCAAGACTGACCGGAGGTGATTCCTTGTCCATTTTCctaatttctttaaaatataaaatctaTATGCTATTTAATCATTGATTTTATCTGTTTTAAGgctataaaattaacacCAAGCctcaattttaaaatgatcCATGTGGGGCTCGAACCCACGACATTTGGCTCATAAGACCAACGCTCTAACCACTGAGCTAATGGATCTGGTTACACACCTTAAAAGTAGCTTTATAAGACCATCGGTGATCGTCTTCGATTCTATAttcaataaaaatttaacGGAAACTATTAAACTCTGATTTCATAAGGATAATAGAGATATTGAATTTTGagtaaaattttgaaagGAATTATGGGTTTTTTAAAGGAATCCGGACCCATTTATGATTAGTctaaatttggaaaatcTAAAATCTTAcaatttagaaaatattatatatatgtgtgaaaaataaattattattgtgATACCACATTAACCTTCTCCTTCCTATTCTGTTGGTCTTCCTTCTTAGACTGAAGGTTATTCAGGGTTTGTTTGCACTTGTTGATTTGCTGAAGGAAGTATTCTGCATATATCTTTTGGTTCTTTTTACTCTTTATATGGAGAACGTTCTGGTCAATATAAAGGTCATCTCTGTCACCGAAGGTCTGAAGAAGGTTCGTGTGATAGAGTGAAAAGGAGTTTGACACGAACTGTCTCACATGGTGCTTTGCACAGAGAATCTGAGAGCGGAGTAGTTCTGGGTCATCTCCAAGGTTCATGAGAACACCCAATTTCtttaaactaatattatGGTACAGCTTTGCGTAGGAATAGATTTCGTTTACTTTCCTCTGTTTGTTAATTTCCTCGAGGAAGATCTGAACCTGCCTCTGAAGTGGCTCATTCACGCTTGATGCTTCGGTTAGTTTTAGGGTTGGAACTGCTGGGTCAATAAACTTTGGGCACGCCTTTAGAAATACGTCACGAAATGAATCTTCATTATCCACTTGTAACCTGAGAACAATGTTAATAAACCATGATTTAGTAAAACAATGTTTGATctatttgataaataaactCACTGGTAGAATTTGTTGGCATACTGCTCCTTAATTGTTTGTAGTACCGTTTCGTCGAGTTTTATTCTTGTCGTAACGTGGCATATTATGATAATGAGATACATTTTTTCAGTCTGCTTGCTCATAGCGCTTTGCTGGTAGCTTTGAGAGACTAGATAGCTTCTTTGTTTCGTCAAGAAAATCAACAACTGTGAAAGGATTCTAATTGCATCGTTGTAACGcctgtaaaatattattgaaataACTGGTGGTACCTTAACATCATGAACGCAAACCCCAAATAGTAAATGAGCGTAACATTGCACGCTGGAATCTTCCAGTACAGGCTTCTTGGAGATAAATCCACGTTTGAAGCCATTGTGAGTGAAGTATAATAGTCTCCCAGTAACACGTGAAGCCTCAGTAGGCAAATTGATGCGAAATATCCAAGTTGATAATTCAGGCTTGTTGtatccaaatttaaatcctaaaattttaaattaatcaaaaaaatataCCTTTGATGATTGGCAGGCTGATTTGAACACTGGGTTGTTTGCCAGCTCGTGTAAAAGTTCCAAGGCTACTGGAACGCACCAGATACCCATAGTTTCTTGTATCCTCTGTTCAATTTCTGCCTTTGTTTCCGCCGCATCATATCCGATGCTTcctattaaaatttagtaaaCTCATTAACTAACCTGTAGACGAGCAAAACCTGACTTTCCAGTGGCAGCTCTCTTGCAGCTGATACACGAACTCATCGAGCATGTCCCAGACCCAAGATGATGGGATTGTCAGTCCACTCCTATATACAACTCAGTAATTTGCCATGAAATGGTATTATTTGTGttacttaactacttacAGTCCCTCGCTTCCTTCAGGCTTATTACATTCTTCTATGAAGTATGTTAAAAGCCTCACATATTTATTCCAGGAATCCACTCTATCTTCATAGCTTGCTTCTCCTAGATAAAACGCGTGTCGGTAGTATATTTCTGCGTATAATGCCATTATCAAGTTGTGGAATCTTCCTGATTGGCTGTAGAATCCTGCCACATCTGATATGGAAGGCCAGCGTGACGACTTGAAGTACTTATCAGTTATCACATTTAGTTCTTGCTCGTATAAATTTTTGAGTGCTTCTGCGTTTTTCCTGTACAAATTGTCATGTAGCCTCACTAAAAAGTCCACCACCTCCTGTTCTATAGGAAGCAGTTGTGTAAATGTTCTCTGAGGGCCATCTGATATTGGAGTTTGTCTAAAACTGTCATTATTAtccattttaaaaatataaaatacaaataagtgactaatttgttttatttaatgGGGATTGAGTTTAATATACAAGTATTTGAGAACATCAggtattataatttatttattaattaaattttacacaGCTGTTATTTAGATCATTTCCACGTTATTAAACCAAAATTCCACtattcataaattaatttttcaattctaaacatattttctattactacacaaaattataaactaCAAAACCTATTCACTAAGTTATCCTAACTTGTTCATATTGTATAATTCTaatctaaattaaaatattaaataaattacaattattaattcattaattatattaaattggCCAATGTGCTATTAATTCAGCCTTGTGTATTTCAATTAGTTATACAAACGAAACCTTCAAAGATTTAAATAGATATTGTATGAGAAGTTGTCCTGGGAACCCTGGTGGTATAATTTTGCAGATGAAATTGATGAATAGTGGTACGAAGAGGTTGTTCAGTGTTGCCATGAGTAATGCCTTGGACAGAATTACCAGACCCTTTTTGAAAGCTTCCGAATGAACAACTGACCAAAGTGCTATATTTTTTAACCTTTCGTCGTTCATTGATTCGATTTCCAACTCAAGTTTACCAAACTTGTATTCcgtattaaataatttacatagTTGTTTGACCTTCTCCAGTATCAATCTAAGCTCTATTGAGTTGAGAATTACTGCCACTTTGCTCCTGGGCGAAGCTTCTATTATTGAAAACGTTGATATCTTGAACAATTCAATAAGCTTCTCCTGAAATTGATCCAGAAACACTTCGAGGTGGTTCCGTAATTCCTTACCGAGATACAGTGAGGGGAGTAATTCAAAAAAGTATAGTGAGTAAGCTTCGAAAACGtcatttataaataatgtaagGCCTACGTTGAGGTGTTTGAGACTCTGAGAATCTTTAAAGAGAGTTGTGTGTAGGTCGAATAGCTGTTCTCTGGAGTCCAGCTGATCAATTGCATAATTTAGAGCAGATGATGTATTAATGAGGTCATTGtctaaattatattttaaaaacgGAAAATTATTGTTAGAAGGATCAGTTTCTCTATTAAATAACGTTTTTTTCACAAGGATGTAGTTTCTCAATGAAGGCAATTTATGGAGGTGATTCCAGTTTTTAATAAAGGAGTTCACGTAAATAATGTACATAAACGGTATGAAAAGAAATTTTAAGAACATAGGAGaaataacaaattcatggtttgttttttaattctgATGTTAACCAGTCCATACCCTCATAAAGGCCTGTACCCGCGGTAGCACATGAAGCTTGAATATACCTATAAAAAATGGTAATGAATAGATGTTGAGGTTGTGTACGTACCATTTCCTATCCCTGAAATGTTCAAGGGATAATAATGACGAGAGCTCAGTAGGACTAATTGCATTGGGGAGGTCTTGTTTGTTAGCGTAAATTAGGAGGACTGCTCCTCTCAATTCATCTTCATTCATCATTTTATGTAATTCATCCTTTGCGTCTGGAATGCGTTCTCGGTCGTTACAATCTACGACGAAAATTACGGCTTGAGAATTTGTGTAATAATGTTTCCAAAGTGGACGAATctattgaaattattattagttggttttattttggttaattttaatagattTAGTGGAACTAACTTTATCTTGGCCTCCGACGTCCCAAACATTTAATGACAGGTTTCTGTATTCTACAGTTTCAACATTGAATCCAATTGTTGGTATTGTAGTGACGACTTCTCCCAGTTTAAGTTTGTACAATATAGTAGTCTTTCCTGAGGCGTCTAATCCTACCATAAGTATTCGAACATCTCTTTTGGAGTGAAGTAGATTTAGAAGCTTTGCTAGAGTGTTTCCCATATTAGAGCAGGTAGTTTGAATGATTTCCTATAAAAAATGACGTTGTGCTATACCgctttattaaattttacgAAACATGGGAAATATCTATCTAACAGGTGCTGTCCCCTTTTTTCTGTTTATGCCCTACTAACACCACAGATGTACTATGTTATTAAATCGAGCTGTTTTTCTTTGCacatttgttttttattgttattttcCTTTTTAGAAATTGATTTTCCGTTTGTCGTTTTTAGGAATCTTTGTTTTCCCTTTATCCTCTTTCAAACTccttttaattttcatttattctttttaatttctcTTCTAAGAATTTTTTTTAGCTTGTTAGTTGTTTAACTAGataatttcttttattttattatttcttacAATCACTATGCCATCTATACTCTAGCTTCACCTTCAACTATTATAAATCATATATCattaactaaataacactatattatacagagaatatattaattcaGTCAACTTCCTCCATTTTGGAGTCGACTACAGGTTCATCCAATGGCGGCATTGATGAGTCGTCCTCAACGTGTTCTTCATCGTCTAGCGAGAGTCCGAGTTTGATCATCCTGTAGATCCTGTTTCCAAACTGGGTGGGCTCATCTAGGTTGAAGCCTGAGGTGAGGAGTGCTGTGTCGTAGAGAAGCCAGACTAGGTCCTTGACGGTTTTATCTGTTTTGTCATTTGCTGCCCTGGCTTTGAGCTCCTTCATGATGCTGTGTCTCGGGTTAATTTCCATGATCTTCTTGCTCAGCATGTAACTCTAAATCAATAGATTAGAAGTTCAACATAAAGGTTTTTAATCAGTATGTACTATGTTCTCCACATCACTGGTTAGGAGTGGTGCATGGtaatttcatcatcttaatgatattaaataactattagttatatatatttatattctagttttcttattattagtaaCTATTGACTTACTGTTATGGATGAATCTCTCAGTGCTTGCGCTTTCATGATACGTTCCATGTTCGCACTCCATCCGAACTCGCTGGTTACCAGTGCGCATGGAGAGTCAGTGAACCTTGTTCCGCAAACAACCTTTTCGACCTTGTCGTGGAGTACTTCCTTGATGTGCTTGCAC encodes the following:
- a CDS encoding nucleolar GTP-binding protein 1, putative, encoding MATKSQTYNFKGITSIPTASKLIDIVLSQTQRKTPTEVHKQFKISRIRKFYMRKVKFCQQTIHDRLQRILSQLPQLNDIHPFYSDLCNVLYDRDHYKLALGQCNSIMRVVDRLAKEYVRQMKYGSSLYRCKMLKRAALGHMCTALKRLQGSLKYLEDVRQHMSRLPSINPYTRTLILTGYPNVGKSSFMNLVSRANVDVQPYAFTTRSLYVGHFDYNYLRWQVIDTPGLLDHPLDQRNTIEMTAITALAHIYCTALFFIDVSESCGYSIADQISLFKSIKPLFQDRPILIVVNKIDLVQFNKETLSELSDYKWVCTSALTGEGVEEAKIEACKMLLQSRLNTKIQNASVEKLEKINYVTNVEPSKDRPPVEPVLNNSDVKVVTEKDLEEKFGGAGVYSVDLRKNHILANEEWKYDEVPEIYNGRNVVDFAFPGIEEKIKMLEREEQLLLQQLQTTEQDIQWDILVEKEKFLNSAIRKKKYENSLKKKHRAPVLNETIKLKKVRKEAKERRLKKLHDMPIDSIRRNKIKTDRDEMVEKLQLAKLKQREKPERPEKFEKPKKRVKLPKGTYRLNDRSIISKKPKHMFSGKRTLGKTDRR
- a CDS encoding adp-ribosylation factor, putative; this translates as MGNTLAKLLNLLHSKRDVRILMVGLDASGKTTILYKLKLGEVVTTIPTIGFNVETVEYRNLSLNVWDVGGQDKIRPLWKHYYTNSQAVIFVVDCNDRERIPDAKDELHKMMNEDELRGAVLLIYANKQDLPNAISPTELSSLLSLEHFRDRKWYIQASCATAGTGLYEGMDWLTSELKNKP